In one Streptomyces sp. NBC_01241 genomic region, the following are encoded:
- the mnmA gene encoding tRNA 2-thiouridine(34) synthase MnmA produces the protein MTQTSQRPLRVLAAMSGGVDSAVAAARAAEAGHDVTGVHLALSANPQSFRTGARGCCTIEDSRDARRAADVIGIPFYVWDLAERFREDVVDDFIAEYEAGRTPNPCLRCNEKIKFAALLDKALALGFDAVCTGHYATVVLREDGSRELHRASDMAKDQSYVLGVLDDKQLAHAMFPLGDTLTTKDEIRAEAERRGLAVAKKPDSHDICFIADGDTQGFLASRLGTAEGDIVDESGTKVGTHEGAFGFTIGQRKGLRIGHPAPDGKPRYVLDISPVNNTVTVGPVESLDVTALTAIRPRWCGTAPSGPGTYTAQLRAHGGETEVTAELVDGTLNVTFTEPVRGVAPGQAVVLYDGTRVLGSATIATTVRRETSAASG, from the coding sequence ATGACTCAGACTTCCCAGCGTCCCCTCCGCGTACTCGCCGCCATGTCGGGCGGTGTCGACTCCGCCGTCGCCGCGGCCCGCGCCGCCGAGGCGGGGCACGACGTGACCGGTGTGCACCTCGCCCTCTCCGCGAACCCGCAGTCCTTCCGTACCGGAGCGCGCGGCTGTTGCACGATCGAGGACTCCCGCGACGCGCGCCGCGCCGCGGACGTCATCGGCATCCCGTTCTACGTCTGGGACCTGGCGGAACGCTTCCGTGAGGACGTCGTGGACGACTTCATCGCCGAGTACGAGGCCGGGCGTACCCCCAACCCGTGCCTGCGCTGCAACGAGAAGATCAAGTTCGCCGCGCTGCTCGACAAGGCCCTCGCGCTCGGCTTCGACGCCGTATGCACCGGCCACTACGCCACCGTCGTACTGCGTGAGGACGGCAGCCGCGAGCTGCACCGCGCCTCCGACATGGCCAAGGACCAGTCGTACGTCCTCGGCGTCCTGGACGACAAGCAGCTCGCCCACGCGATGTTCCCGCTCGGCGACACCCTCACCACCAAGGACGAGATCCGCGCCGAGGCCGAGCGCCGGGGCCTCGCCGTCGCCAAGAAGCCCGACAGCCATGACATCTGCTTCATCGCCGACGGCGACACCCAGGGTTTTCTGGCGAGCCGCCTCGGCACGGCGGAGGGCGACATCGTCGACGAGTCGGGTACGAAGGTCGGCACCCACGAGGGCGCCTTCGGCTTCACCATCGGCCAGCGCAAGGGCCTGCGCATCGGCCACCCCGCCCCCGACGGCAAGCCCCGCTACGTCCTGGACATCTCCCCGGTGAACAACACGGTGACGGTCGGCCCGGTCGAGTCCCTGGACGTCACCGCCCTCACCGCCATCAGGCCCCGCTGGTGCGGCACGGCCCCCTCCGGCCCCGGCACGTACACCGCCCAGCTCCGCGCCCACGGCGGCGAGACCGAGGTGACGGCGGAACTGGTCGACGGGACGCTGAACGTCACCTTCACCGAGCCGGTACGCGGCGTGGCGCCCGGCCAGGCGGTCGTCCTGTACGACGGCACCCGGGTGCTCGGCTCGGCGACGATCGCGACGACGGTGCGCAGGGAGACCTCGGCGGCGTCCGGCTGA
- a CDS encoding DUF692 domain-containing protein, whose protein sequence is MVPEEIDPHIREGYLGVMHPFSASDIPSYGAGIGYRSELAKALEGHESDLDVLEILVDQWRHAENLDALRELTSKYEVVTHGVSMSVAGAGAIDSEYLAFVRDAISLCGASYHSEHLAMTYIPGMDSGHLCPPILSESSLAACKRNVIQAQEELGVPLALENVTYSVSPSPDHLSGASFIAELTTATDSLILLDVTNLFVNSRNYGFSASDYLERIPMERVVHIHLAGSSLDSTGKHVDSHSELIVKEIWELAAHAASLCNPKNVIIEHDANFPDVSEILAEVSEARSMYFPGS, encoded by the coding sequence GTGGTCCCTGAGGAGATCGACCCACACATCCGAGAGGGGTACCTCGGAGTGATGCATCCTTTCTCGGCGTCGGACATCCCGTCCTACGGGGCCGGCATCGGATACCGTAGCGAATTGGCGAAAGCACTCGAGGGGCACGAGTCGGACCTCGACGTCCTGGAGATCTTGGTCGACCAGTGGCGACATGCGGAGAATCTCGATGCATTGCGTGAACTGACGAGTAAGTACGAAGTCGTCACGCATGGTGTTTCGATGTCTGTTGCCGGTGCGGGCGCAATCGACTCAGAGTATCTGGCCTTCGTGCGGGATGCGATATCGCTGTGCGGCGCTTCGTATCACAGCGAACATCTGGCGATGACGTATATTCCCGGAATGGATTCAGGGCATCTGTGCCCGCCGATCCTGAGCGAATCCAGCCTGGCTGCTTGCAAAAGGAATGTGATTCAGGCCCAGGAGGAGCTCGGGGTCCCATTGGCTCTGGAAAACGTGACGTACTCCGTGAGCCCGTCCCCGGACCACCTGTCCGGAGCCTCCTTCATCGCAGAGCTGACGACCGCAACGGACAGTCTCATTCTGCTCGACGTCACCAACCTCTTCGTAAATTCACGGAACTACGGGTTCTCTGCCAGTGATTACCTGGAGAGGATACCGATGGAGAGGGTAGTACATATACACCTCGCGGGATCATCTCTGGATTCTACAGGAAAGCACGTAGACAGCCATTCGGAATTGATAGTGAAAGAGATATGGGAACTCGCGGCCCATGCGGCAAGCCTATGCAATCCGAAAAACGTGATCATTGAACATGACGCCAATTTCCCCGATGTCAGCGAGATTCTCGCGGAGGTGTCGGAGGCCAGAAGTATGTACTTCCCGGGTTCGTAG